In Anabrus simplex isolate iqAnaSimp1 chromosome 4, ASM4041472v1, whole genome shotgun sequence, a single genomic region encodes these proteins:
- the stas gene encoding transmembrane protein 41B encodes MLITERVRVSQTRDEHYQAPDVDNRGKGTGRAFLTVFGIFSVSLVFLLYIYMNFPDLEEEERQHVKLPRDINDAKQLGIVLDRYKERYFWEVLIGVFIVYIFLQTFAIPGSIFLSILSGFLFPFPMALMLVCFCSASGASLCYMLSSVLGQRIVSKYFPQKAAQWGAIVDRHRNNILNYIIFLRVTPFLPNWFINIASPVIGVPLMPFWIGTFVGVAPPSFVAIQAGQTLHDLSTASDAWSWNSVMLLTLFGVLSLAPVVLKNQLKEKFE; translated from the coding sequence ATGCTTATAACCGAACGTGTTAGAGTTTCTCAAACCAGAGACGAACATTACCAGGCTCCTGATGTTGACAACAGGGGTAAAGGCACAGGTCGTGCATTTCTGACTGTGTTCGGAATATTTTCAGTGTCTCTAGTCTTTCTTCTGTACATTTATATGAATTTTCCCGATCTGGAAGAAGAGGAGCGTCAGCATGTGAAATTACCCAGAGACATAAATGATGCTAAACAATTAGGAATTGTGTTAGATCGGTATAAGGAACGTTATTTTTGGGAAGTTCTGATAGGTGTcttcattgtttatatatttctacAAACGTTTGCAATCCCTGGTTCAATTTTTCTGTCGATATTGTCGGGTTTTTTATTCCCATTTCCAATGGCCTTGATGCTTGTGTGCTTCTGTTCTGCCTCGGGTGCATCTTTGTGTTACATGCTATCCAGCGTTTTAGGCCAGCGTATAGTGTCAAAGTATTTCCCTCAGAAGGCAGCTCAGTGGGGTGCTATTGTTGACAGGCATCGTAACAACATCCTCAACTATATTATTTTTCTTAGAGTAACTCCATTTTTGCCAAATTGGTTTATTAATATAGCATCTCCTGTGATTGGTGTGCCTCTGATGCCATTTTGGATTGGAACTTTTGTTGGTGTTGCACCACCTTCATTCGTGGCAATTCAGGCTGGACAGACGTTACATGATTTGTCAACAGCAAGTGATGCATGGTCTTGGAACTCTGTCATGCTTTTAACACTTTTTGGTGTTTTATCACTAGCTCCTGTTGTTTTAAAGAACCAGTTAAAAGAGAAATTTGAATGA